One stretch of Flavobacterium sp. 9 DNA includes these proteins:
- a CDS encoding methionine synthase, with product MKKLLLPTSIVGSLPKPAWLAPPEKLWSPWKLEGDQLLEGKQDALRISLQEQQLADLDIICDGEQTRQHFVTTFIEHLSGVDFENRKTVKIRNRYDASVPVVVGEVARQKAVFVEDAKFLRKQTNKPIKWALPGPLTMVDTLYDDHYKSREKLAWEFAIALNEEARELQDAGVDIIQFDEPAFNVFFDEVNDWGMAALERAIEGLHCQTAVHICYGYGIQANTDWKKTLGSEWRQYEEIFPKIQKSKIDVVSLECHNSNVPLDLMELVRGKKVMVGAIDVATNTIETPEEVAATLRKALEFVGAENLYPSTNCGMAPLSRDVARGKLSALSAGAEIIRKELGI from the coding sequence ATGAAGAAATTATTATTACCTACCTCTATTGTTGGAAGTTTACCTAAACCTGCCTGGCTTGCACCACCCGAAAAACTTTGGTCTCCATGGAAATTAGAAGGCGATCAGCTACTTGAAGGTAAACAAGATGCTTTACGCATTTCTCTGCAGGAACAACAATTGGCAGATCTGGATATCATTTGTGACGGCGAGCAGACACGCCAGCATTTTGTAACGACTTTTATCGAGCATTTAAGCGGTGTAGATTTTGAAAATCGTAAAACAGTAAAAATCCGTAACCGTTACGACGCGAGTGTTCCAGTGGTTGTAGGTGAGGTTGCACGTCAAAAAGCAGTTTTTGTTGAAGATGCAAAATTTTTACGCAAACAGACTAATAAGCCTATAAAATGGGCATTGCCAGGCCCGCTGACAATGGTAGATACCTTGTACGACGACCATTATAAAAGCCGTGAAAAATTGGCATGGGAATTTGCGATAGCACTCAATGAAGAAGCAAGAGAACTTCAGGACGCAGGGGTAGATATTATCCAGTTTGATGAACCTGCATTTAATGTGTTCTTTGATGAAGTAAACGATTGGGGAATGGCAGCATTAGAAAGGGCTATTGAAGGTTTACACTGTCAAACTGCGGTTCATATTTGCTACGGTTATGGAATACAGGCAAATACTGATTGGAAAAAGACATTAGGTTCAGAGTGGCGACAATACGAAGAAATTTTTCCAAAAATTCAAAAATCTAAAATTGATGTGGTGTCTTTAGAATGTCACAACTCTAATGTGCCTTTAGATTTAATGGAACTTGTTCGCGGTAAAAAAGTAATGGTAGGTGCCATTGATGTGGCAACCAACACTATCGAAACACCAGAAGAAGTAGCTGCTACCCTGCGTAAAGCCCTTGAGTTTGTAGGTGCCGAAAATCTTTACCCTTCTACAAACTGCGGTATGGCACCGTTATCTAGAGATGTAGCCAGAGGCAAGTTAAGTGCTTTAAGCGCAGGAGCAGAAATTATACGCAAAGAACTTGGGATTTAG
- a CDS encoding bile acid:sodium symporter family protein has protein sequence MKKLLEVLKKAGFDGFLLMIATMILMAYFLPKPGMVKEPVSLEEIANAGVSLIFLFYGMRLSVEKLKAGLSNWKMHIIVQLTTFLFFPLIVLAFRPLFVNNGFELLWLGVFFLAALPSTVSSSVVMVSIAKGNIPAAIFNASISSLIGVVVTPIWVGLFIASATGDFDVTHIVIKLILQVLLPVIIGISLNSCFGAIAEKYKKQLKYFDQAVILTIIYTSFCKSFSQHLFEGFTALELTGLAAGMMALFFAVFFCVGLISRLLGFSDEDRITVLFCGSKKSLVHGTVMSKVLFQHSTITGIVLLPLMLYHALQLIAASIIAQGMARRKEV, from the coding sequence TTGAAGAAATTATTAGAAGTATTAAAAAAAGCAGGTTTCGACGGTTTCCTGTTAATGATAGCCACCATGATTCTGATGGCTTATTTTTTGCCAAAGCCAGGCATGGTCAAAGAACCTGTTTCACTGGAAGAGATTGCCAATGCTGGAGTTTCCTTGATTTTCTTGTTTTATGGCATGCGACTAAGTGTTGAGAAGCTAAAAGCCGGACTTTCCAACTGGAAAATGCACATTATCGTCCAACTGACAACCTTTTTATTTTTTCCGCTCATTGTTTTGGCATTTCGCCCGTTGTTTGTTAATAACGGCTTTGAGCTGCTTTGGCTGGGAGTATTTTTTCTGGCAGCATTGCCGTCTACAGTTTCCTCTTCGGTGGTGATGGTTTCGATCGCTAAGGGAAACATTCCTGCAGCCATTTTCAATGCAAGTATTTCGAGTTTGATCGGAGTAGTCGTTACGCCTATTTGGGTTGGGCTGTTTATAGCTTCTGCGACAGGCGATTTTGATGTTACTCATATCGTCATAAAGTTGATTCTGCAAGTATTGCTGCCTGTCATCATTGGCATAAGCCTCAATTCCTGTTTCGGTGCCATTGCCGAAAAATACAAGAAACAGCTCAAATATTTCGATCAGGCAGTTATTCTAACGATTATTTACACATCGTTTTGCAAGTCATTTTCCCAACATCTTTTTGAAGGCTTCACCGCCCTAGAACTTACTGGACTCGCTGCAGGGATGATGGCGTTGTTTTTCGCCGTATTCTTTTGTGTCGGACTAATTAGCCGCCTGCTTGGTTTTTCAGATGAAGACCGTATTACTGTCTTATTTTGCGGATCTAAAAAGTCATTGGTACACGGCACCGTTATGTCAAAAGTACTTTTTCAGCACAGTACTATCACTGGTATTGTATTGCTGCCGCTCATGCTTTACCATGCCTTGCAATTGATTGCCGCCAGTATCATCGCTCAGGGTATGGCTCGGCGAAAAGAAGTATAA
- a CDS encoding Lrp/AsnC family transcriptional regulator: protein MEQIDDIDLQLLNILHDNSKYTVKELARMVNLSASPVFERIKRLENNGYIKKYIALLDAEKLNRGFIVFCNIKLKQHDRNIGNQFVSDIMKIEEVVECYNISGDYDFLMKVSAKDMKHYQDFVFNKLGSVESIGSTQSTFVMSEIKNLYG, encoded by the coding sequence ATGGAACAAATAGACGATATTGATCTTCAGTTATTAAATATACTTCACGATAATTCTAAATACACTGTAAAAGAGCTTGCTAGAATGGTAAATCTTTCAGCATCGCCTGTTTTTGAGCGGATTAAAAGATTAGAAAACAATGGTTATATTAAAAAATATATTGCCCTGCTTGATGCAGAAAAATTAAACAGAGGTTTCATTGTTTTTTGTAATATCAAACTTAAACAGCACGATCGTAATATCGGGAATCAGTTTGTTAGTGATATTATGAAAATAGAAGAAGTTGTGGAATGCTATAATATCTCAGGGGATTACGATTTTTTAATGAAAGTATCTGCCAAAGACATGAAGCATTATCAGGATTTTGTGTTTAATAAATTGGGATCAGTTGAAAGCATAGGGAGTACCCAAAGCACCTTTGTTATGTCGGAGATAAAAAATTTGTATGGATAG
- a CDS encoding transposase produces the protein MKKRVYSAEFKSSAVRLSYERENIKELADELGVQVERIYKWRSSQKTFTNLQPIISKKTEIDSLEVKQLRKALKEKELELEILKKAVHIFSKSDGKSTNL, from the coding sequence ATGAAAAAACGAGTTTACAGTGCTGAGTTTAAATCATCAGCAGTACGATTAAGTTACGAGCGAGAAAACATCAAAGAATTAGCAGATGAACTAGGCGTCCAGGTAGAGCGTATTTATAAATGGAGGTCTTCTCAAAAAACATTTACTAATCTACAACCAATTATTTCTAAAAAGACAGAGATAGATTCTTTAGAAGTAAAACAATTACGAAAAGCCCTTAAAGAAAAAGAATTAGAGCTTGAGATATTAAAAAAGGCCGTTCACATCTTTTCCAAGAGCGATGGGAAATCTACCAATTTATAG
- a CDS encoding IS3 family transposase — MVSYKHLYPIEKMCSVLKVSRSSYYRWFSGGPSNRFIENSLFTDLIKEVFDLSSQTYGSPRIAEQLKRKGYKISKRKVAKLMLLNGWRSKLKRRFKVTTDSNHRYPVCSNHLNRNFTPKSLNEVWVSDITYIRTAAGWLYLTTIIDLYDRQVIGWSLSTRMYTDQTIIPAWKMAVSKREITESLLFHSDRGIQYASIEFRKLINKNTLITQSMSRKANCWDNAVAESFFKTLKAELIYQHKFTTIEEAKLAVFEYIEVWYNRKRLHSSLGYKTPKEMELEFYKIESVA, encoded by the coding sequence ATAGTCAGCTATAAACATTTATATCCTATTGAAAAGATGTGCAGCGTTTTAAAAGTAAGCCGAAGTAGTTATTATAGATGGTTCAGTGGCGGTCCTTCTAATAGATTTATAGAAAATAGTCTATTTACAGATTTAATAAAAGAAGTTTTTGATCTAAGCAGTCAAACTTACGGAAGTCCCAGAATAGCGGAACAGCTAAAAAGAAAAGGATATAAAATATCCAAAAGGAAAGTTGCTAAATTGATGCTTCTTAATGGCTGGAGAAGTAAACTTAAAAGACGCTTTAAAGTAACCACAGATTCTAATCATCGATATCCAGTGTGCAGTAATCATCTCAATAGAAATTTTACACCAAAATCACTTAATGAGGTTTGGGTGTCTGATATAACCTATATAAGAACAGCTGCCGGCTGGTTATATCTTACTACTATTATTGATTTATATGACAGGCAGGTTATAGGATGGTCGTTAAGCACACGAATGTATACCGATCAAACGATTATTCCAGCTTGGAAAATGGCAGTATCAAAAAGAGAAATAACAGAATCTTTACTTTTTCATTCAGATAGAGGAATACAATATGCTTCGATAGAATTCAGAAAATTGATTAATAAAAATACTTTAATCACTCAAAGTATGAGTAGAAAAGCTAATTGTTGGGATAATGCTGTAGCTGAAAGTTTTTTCAAGACCCTTAAAGCAGAACTTATCTATCAGCATAAATTCACAACCATTGAAGAAGCTAAATTAGCAGTCTTTGAATATATAGAAGTATGGTATAATAGAAAACGTCTGCATTCTTCTTTGGGATATAAAACACCTAAAGAAATGGAACTAGAATTTTATAAAATAGAAAGTGTAGCATAG
- a CDS encoding NADH-dependent flavin oxidoreductase encodes MGLRKFVRLFVASPMTTWSSNEDFTISDEEVEYYKKRVKGVGLVITGCTHVTANGIGFTHEFAGYDDTFLPSLKKLADAAKSGGAPAILQMFHAGNKAIPGLIPDGEVVSSSTVSSGPIVLLENENFPKELSENEILEIIKAFGETTKRAIEAGFDGVEIHGAHGFLLQNFISPFFNNRNDKWGGSLENRLRFSLEILREVKKIVSKYADRPFLIGYRISPEEFPQQTYGLPDTFVLMDKLIEEKIDYLHFSLLDAVNQKPIDSAFSKEPISVVLNNYVNSRVPVLVAGGVTTPAMANQVVDYGVSMVAIGRTLIVNPDWVELTQNGEEDKITSILKLATVQEKKIPLKLMAIFEKIEGWVQVEA; translated from the coding sequence ATAGGTCTTAGAAAATTTGTCCGACTTTTTGTTGCAAGTCCAATGACTACCTGGTCATCTAATGAAGACTTCACTATATCTGATGAAGAAGTTGAATATTACAAGAAAAGAGTAAAAGGTGTTGGTTTAGTAATCACAGGATGTACCCACGTTACAGCAAATGGCATTGGTTTTACCCACGAATTTGCAGGATATGACGATACCTTTCTTCCAAGTCTGAAGAAGTTGGCGGATGCTGCAAAAAGTGGTGGGGCACCGGCAATTTTACAGATGTTTCACGCAGGCAATAAAGCAATCCCCGGACTTATTCCAGATGGTGAAGTGGTAAGTTCAAGCACCGTTTCAAGTGGTCCTATAGTGCTTTTGGAAAATGAAAATTTCCCAAAAGAATTGAGTGAAAATGAAATTTTAGAAATTATCAAAGCATTTGGAGAGACCACCAAAAGAGCAATTGAAGCAGGTTTTGACGGTGTAGAAATTCACGGGGCACACGGATTTTTGCTTCAAAATTTTATATCACCTTTTTTCAATAATAGAAATGATAAATGGGGAGGTTCTCTGGAAAACCGTTTGCGATTTAGCCTGGAAATTTTGAGAGAAGTAAAAAAAATAGTTTCAAAATATGCTGATCGTCCTTTTTTGATAGGGTACCGAATTTCACCTGAAGAATTTCCGCAACAAACATATGGACTTCCAGATACATTCGTTCTAATGGATAAATTGATTGAAGAAAAGATTGATTATTTACATTTTTCCTTGCTGGATGCTGTCAATCAAAAACCAATTGATTCAGCCTTTTCTAAAGAACCTATATCAGTTGTACTAAACAATTATGTTAACAGCAGAGTTCCTGTTCTAGTTGCCGGAGGTGTTACAACACCAGCAATGGCTAATCAGGTTGTAGATTATGGTGTTTCTATGGTGGCAATCGGAAGAACTTTGATTGTTAATCCTGATTGGGTAGAATTAACTCAAAATGGAGAAGAAGATAAAATCACTTCAATTCTTAAACTCGCAACAGTACAAGAGAAAAAGATCCCATTAAAATTAATGGCAATATTCGAAAAAATAGAAGGTTGGGTACAAGTAGAAGCTTAA
- a CDS encoding nuclear transport factor 2 family protein, with protein MSKDSLLFNIGFNTCDISQFENLFSNDLEFYHDRSGTSDKTLFVKNMQKGLCGFIGTRQYRRYLVPNTTEVYPLYNKGVLYGAMQMGIHQFYEKSVEKNESLANAKENFSSTARFTHVWLLKDGVWKLSRCFSYDHQTEDSTKTQTK; from the coding sequence ATGTCAAAAGACAGCCTGCTCTTTAATATTGGCTTTAATACTTGCGACATTTCACAGTTTGAAAATCTATTTAGCAACGATTTGGAATTTTATCATGACAGGTCTGGAACTTCTGACAAGACTTTGTTTGTAAAAAATATGCAAAAAGGTTTGTGTGGTTTTATTGGAACGCGTCAATATAGAAGATATTTAGTTCCAAATACTACAGAAGTTTATCCATTGTATAATAAAGGTGTCTTGTACGGTGCGATGCAAATGGGGATTCATCAATTTTATGAAAAATCAGTAGAAAAAAATGAATCTTTGGCGAACGCTAAAGAAAATTTTAGCAGTACAGCACGATTTACGCATGTCTGGCTATTAAAAGATGGTGTTTGGAAATTGTCAAGATGCTTTAGTTACGATCATCAAACTGAAGATAGTACTAAAACCCAAACGAAATAA
- a CDS encoding IS6 family transposase, with amino-acid sequence MLKLINTKGHCYPKSIILQAVYFKLRFTLSYRDVEEIMKMRGVPVDHATIQRWVYKFTPLLESEMKKRKGRVGASWRLDETYIKVKGIWCYLYRVVDKLGNTVDFLLTRKRQRMSAQSFLIKAIDNNCRPRVINIDKSGSNAAAIKVYNKRSFSKIKIRQCKYLNNIVEQDHRFIKWRIQNGLGFKSFESARRTLSGIEVVHMPRKNQMVRPGITTFKSFCKLAV; translated from the coding sequence ATTCTTAAACTCATAAATACAAAAGGCCATTGCTATCCGAAGTCTATTATACTGCAGGCAGTATATTTTAAACTTAGGTTTACATTAAGCTATCGGGATGTTGAAGAGATCATGAAAATGCGAGGAGTTCCTGTTGATCATGCTACTATTCAGCGCTGGGTTTATAAGTTTACACCTTTGCTTGAGTCAGAGATGAAGAAGAGAAAAGGCAGAGTGGGGGCGAGCTGGAGATTAGATGAGACCTATATCAAAGTAAAAGGTATTTGGTGTTATTTATATCGAGTGGTAGATAAATTAGGCAATACAGTAGACTTTCTTTTGACCAGAAAAAGACAAAGAATGAGCGCTCAGTCTTTTCTAATTAAAGCAATTGATAATAATTGCCGGCCAAGAGTAATAAACATTGATAAAAGCGGTTCTAATGCAGCAGCGATCAAAGTCTATAACAAACGTTCATTCTCAAAGATTAAAATCCGGCAGTGTAAATATCTCAACAATATTGTCGAACAGGACCATCGTTTTATCAAGTGGCGCATACAAAACGGATTAGGTTTTAAAAGTTTTGAATCGGCCCGACGAACATTGAGTGGAATTGAAGTTGTGCATATGCCCAGAAAGAATCAGATGGTTAGACCAGGGATTACTACATTTAAATCATTCTGTAAATTGGCAGTTTAA
- a CDS encoding response regulator translates to MSLINQNSHRYIYIADDDEDDRTLFTEAILEVDPFVILKEAQDGIELMHIVDTLSNPLPDIIFLDINMPKKDGFECLEEIRKQDGAIKDVKVIILSTSSNPEDIEKALELGATFYAVKPSRFETLKLFLEDVLKTNWEVLKNKKKFRLI, encoded by the coding sequence ATGTCCCTGATTAATCAAAATTCCCACAGATATATTTATATAGCAGATGACGATGAAGATGACAGAACACTTTTTACAGAAGCTATTCTTGAAGTTGACCCTTTTGTAATTTTAAAAGAAGCTCAGGATGGAATCGAGCTGATGCATATTGTTGATACTTTATCTAATCCGCTGCCCGATATTATTTTTCTTGATATCAATATGCCAAAAAAAGATGGTTTTGAGTGTCTGGAAGAAATACGAAAACAGGATGGCGCTATAAAGGATGTAAAAGTTATAATACTTTCCACTAGTAGTAATCCCGAAGATATTGAAAAGGCATTGGAGCTTGGCGCAACCTTTTACGCTGTGAAACCCAGTAGATTTGAAACTCTGAAATTATTTCTGGAAGATGTATTAAAGACGAACTGGGAAGTATTAAAAAATAAAAAAAAATTTCGACTGATTTAA
- a CDS encoding Ku protein: MRAIWTGAISFGLINIPIKLFSAVQESNLDMDMLDEKDHANIKFKRVNENTGKEVTFANIVKGYKLDDKYVILEDSDFEAADAEKTKTIDIESFAFEKEIESIYYEQPYYLEPDKGAMNAYALLRDSLAASGKVGVTRFVLRNKESLAILKPYKNAIVLNRIRFEQEIRNTTDLKLPPASKVKTKELDMANKLIEQLTEKFDISTFKDEYTAKLLEIIKKKAKGKATKPTELKVVHKQSDDLMSMLKASLERKKSS; the protein is encoded by the coding sequence ATGAGAGCAATATGGACAGGGGCTATTAGTTTTGGGTTAATTAATATTCCAATTAAGTTATTTTCAGCAGTTCAGGAAAGCAATCTGGATATGGATATGCTTGATGAAAAAGACCATGCTAATATTAAGTTTAAGCGTGTAAATGAAAATACAGGCAAAGAGGTCACTTTTGCAAATATTGTAAAAGGGTATAAACTCGATGATAAATATGTAATTCTTGAAGATTCAGATTTTGAAGCGGCAGATGCTGAAAAAACCAAAACGATAGACATTGAAAGTTTTGCTTTCGAAAAAGAAATCGAAAGTATTTATTATGAACAGCCTTATTATCTGGAACCTGACAAAGGCGCTATGAATGCTTATGCGTTGCTTCGCGATTCGCTTGCAGCTTCGGGAAAAGTTGGTGTTACCCGTTTTGTTTTGCGTAATAAAGAAAGTCTGGCAATCTTAAAACCGTATAAAAATGCCATTGTTCTAAACAGGATCAGGTTCGAACAGGAAATTAGAAATACAACAGATTTAAAACTTCCTCCGGCTTCAAAAGTAAAAACAAAAGAACTGGATATGGCCAATAAATTAATCGAACAGCTAACAGAGAAATTTGATATCAGTACTTTTAAAGATGAATATACAGCGAAGCTTTTGGAAATAATTAAAAAGAAAGCCAAAGGAAAAGCTACCAAACCAACTGAATTAAAAGTTGTTCACAAACAAAGTGATGATTTAATGAGTATGCTTAAGGCGAGCTTAGAAAGAAAAAAATCTTCTTAG
- the ligD gene encoding DNA ligase D, whose product MSLSKYNQKRDFKKTQEPKGKIGKSAHELIFVVQKHAASHLHYDFRLEMDGVLKSWAIPKGPSTNPVVKRLAVMVEDHPYSYKDFEGTIPEGNYGAGNVIVWDNGTYEPEESSENPEKTLIANLKKGHLSFILKGEKLKGVFSLVKLPGKQENAWLLIKKNDEYATHIDILTKDKSVLSQRPLEDLQKKSEKIVSEEKEKTPLKKKTKLSLKASFIKPMLANTKTEAFDDSEWIFEKKYDGYRAVAVINPNEVELFSRNEISFDIPFKPIADELKKIDHIAVLDGEIVVEDEKGKANFQLLQNYLKTGLGKLNYYVFDLLNLDGNQITGLSLLDRKELLKILFNKYDFTNVFYSEHTVEKGIKQFEIAEKNKEEGIIAKKANSIYLPNKRSSDWLKIKTSNQEEAIIIGITKPKNSRKFFGALLLAQYYGKRLEYIGKCGTGFSESTLKELYAKLEPLFITESPLGEKINLRDEIQWVKPKLVCQVKFSEWTQDKNLRHPVYLGLRIDKKPAEVFLTSDVTNTTLKEEKMETKSLNKTENDFDLKVGKTVLHLTNQNKIYFPKNGITKGDIVQYYNEVAPLILPYLKNRPESMNRFPNGINSPSFYQKDVDIEKIPSWLKTKKIFSDSTDANVNYLICNDKETLLYMANLGCIEINPWYSTVQHIENPDWMVIDIDPDKDDFKEVVKTALVVKEVMDELETDCLCKTSGASGLHVYIPLGAQYDYDSIKILAELLAKEIQVRLPETTSLERSIKKRDHKIYIDYLQNRRGQTLAAPYSVRPKPGATVSTPLEWNEVNDKLHPSQFTIKNVLTRFEKKGDLWAPVLSKGTNIKHILKKLEERQKD is encoded by the coding sequence ATGTCACTATCTAAATACAATCAGAAAAGAGATTTTAAGAAAACTCAAGAGCCAAAAGGCAAAATTGGAAAATCTGCACATGAATTGATTTTTGTGGTGCAAAAACATGCAGCATCTCATTTGCATTATGATTTTAGACTTGAAATGGATGGCGTACTCAAAAGCTGGGCTATACCAAAAGGGCCTTCAACAAATCCTGTTGTTAAACGTCTTGCAGTAATGGTCGAAGATCATCCATACAGTTACAAAGATTTTGAAGGCACAATTCCGGAAGGAAATTATGGCGCAGGAAATGTAATTGTATGGGATAATGGCACGTATGAACCGGAAGAATCATCTGAAAATCCTGAAAAAACATTGATCGCCAATCTTAAAAAAGGACATCTGAGTTTTATTCTGAAAGGAGAAAAACTTAAAGGCGTCTTTAGTCTGGTAAAATTGCCGGGCAAACAGGAAAATGCCTGGCTATTAATTAAAAAAAATGATGAATATGCCACACATATTGATATTCTGACCAAAGACAAATCTGTACTATCGCAAAGACCTTTAGAAGATTTACAAAAAAAATCAGAAAAAATAGTTTCAGAAGAAAAAGAAAAAACACCTTTAAAAAAAAAGACTAAACTTTCCTTAAAGGCTTCCTTTATAAAACCAATGTTAGCGAATACAAAAACAGAAGCATTTGATGATTCAGAATGGATTTTTGAAAAAAAATATGATGGTTATCGTGCCGTTGCAGTGATAAATCCAAATGAAGTCGAATTATTCAGCCGGAATGAAATTTCCTTCGATATTCCTTTTAAACCTATTGCTGACGAGTTGAAGAAAATCGATCATATTGCGGTTTTAGACGGCGAAATTGTAGTGGAAGATGAAAAGGGAAAAGCAAACTTTCAATTGCTTCAAAATTATCTTAAAACAGGCTTAGGAAAATTAAACTATTACGTTTTTGATCTTTTGAATTTAGATGGAAACCAGATCACGGGATTGTCTTTGCTCGATAGAAAAGAATTACTTAAAATACTCTTTAATAAATATGATTTTACGAATGTTTTTTATTCGGAACATACTGTCGAAAAAGGTATAAAACAATTTGAGATCGCCGAAAAAAATAAGGAAGAAGGTATTATTGCCAAGAAAGCGAACAGTATTTATTTACCAAATAAAAGAAGCAGTGACTGGCTAAAAATTAAAACTTCTAATCAGGAAGAAGCGATTATTATTGGGATTACCAAACCTAAAAATTCACGCAAATTTTTTGGCGCTTTGCTGCTTGCCCAATATTATGGAAAAAGACTGGAATATATTGGAAAGTGCGGAACTGGTTTTTCTGAATCAACACTGAAAGAACTTTATGCAAAACTAGAACCTCTTTTTATTACTGAATCTCCGCTTGGCGAAAAAATTAATTTGAGAGATGAAATACAATGGGTGAAGCCCAAACTGGTTTGTCAGGTGAAATTTTCTGAATGGACTCAGGATAAAAACCTCAGACACCCGGTTTATCTCGGCCTTAGAATTGATAAAAAACCTGCAGAAGTTTTTTTAACTTCTGATGTTACGAATACTACTTTAAAAGAAGAAAAAATGGAAACTAAATCCCTGAACAAAACGGAAAATGATTTTGATCTGAAAGTTGGAAAAACCGTACTTCATCTAACCAATCAAAACAAAATATATTTCCCAAAAAACGGAATTACGAAAGGTGATATTGTGCAATATTATAATGAAGTTGCTCCTTTGATATTGCCTTATCTTAAAAATCGTCCGGAATCAATGAATCGGTTTCCTAACGGAATCAATTCTCCCAGTTTTTATCAGAAAGATGTTGATATTGAAAAAATCCCCTCATGGCTTAAAACTAAAAAAATATTTTCTGATTCGACTGATGCAAATGTAAATTATCTAATCTGCAATGATAAAGAAACTCTATTGTATATGGCAAATCTTGGCTGTATCGAAATTAATCCATGGTATTCTACCGTACAGCACATCGAAAATCCAGATTGGATGGTGATTGATATTGATCCTGACAAAGACGATTTTAAGGAAGTTGTAAAAACGGCATTGGTCGTAAAAGAAGTCATGGATGAATTAGAAACCGATTGTTTGTGCAAAACTTCGGGTGCCTCAGGATTACATGTTTATATACCGCTTGGAGCACAATATGATTATGATTCTATAAAAATCCTTGCCGAATTATTGGCAAAAGAAATCCAAGTGCGTTTGCCGGAAACGACATCTCTCGAACGCAGCATTAAAAAGAGAGATCATAAAATTTATATTGATTATCTGCAAAACCGCAGAGGGCAAACTCTGGCCGCTCCTTACTCTGTTCGTCCAAAACCGGGTGCGACGGTTTCGACACCTCTAGAATGGAATGAGGTGAATGATAAATTGCATCCGTCGCAATTTACCATTAAAAATGTATTGACCAGATTTGAGAAAAAAGGAGATTTGTGGGCGCCGGTTTTGTCAAAAGGTACCAACATTAAACACATTCTTAAAAAACTGGAAGAAAGACAAAAAGACTAA